From one Melioribacteraceae bacterium genomic stretch:
- a CDS encoding ABC-F family ATP-binding cassette domain-containing protein, producing the protein MANDVTEVILTALELKVHFGEHIILDQASLSVHEGDRIGLIGKNGAGKSTFLKIITGLIEPDSGFVSKKKELNVSFLSQDFTLDEDKNVYENILAGAENELNLIKRYEETPFDSPKKHLLEEIIIQKDSWNLNKRIEYLIKTLGAPAKEILITNLSGGEKRRIALCRALISNPDLLILDEPTNHLDTESIEWIEDFLAAYSGTCIFVTHDRYFLDRIANRIVELSSGKFISHQGNYTAYLINKAERQKLLEIEERKRQNFLKRELDWIRTGPKARRTKAKSRIDNFYEVASNSNFEPELEVDLIIPPSERLGNKVVELKDVGVKFGDKILFQGFDHIFQPKSKIGIVGRNGTGKTTLLKLILGEITTYHGKVEIGETTKFNYIDQARLLLNDEETVVEAIGEGSDSILFGKQQLSIWSYLKRFLFTDDRINTLVGRLSGGEKSRLTLAKILSKGGNFIMLDEPTNDLDLPTLRMLEEALISFEGCVLIVSHDRYFLNRVCNGIIALEGNGKIYYSEGDYNYYIQKRSNRKSEHESAKIDSTKKVVREKPKRKKLSYKDAMELEQIEQKIVLAESEVEEIERIFSSPNFYEEYSNRINELKDKLTISQEKVKTLYERWVELDKIKEDLTNQE; encoded by the coding sequence ATGGCTAATGATGTAACTGAGGTCATTCTAACTGCGCTGGAATTAAAAGTTCACTTTGGTGAGCATATAATTCTAGATCAAGCTTCTCTAAGTGTACATGAAGGAGACCGCATCGGTTTAATTGGTAAGAATGGTGCCGGGAAATCTACTTTCTTAAAGATCATTACCGGTTTAATTGAACCGGATTCCGGATTTGTAAGTAAAAAGAAAGAGCTTAATGTTAGTTTCCTTTCTCAAGACTTTACCCTTGATGAAGACAAAAATGTTTATGAAAATATTTTAGCCGGTGCAGAAAACGAATTGAATTTAATTAAAAGGTATGAAGAAACTCCATTCGATTCGCCAAAGAAACATTTGCTTGAAGAAATTATTATTCAAAAAGACTCTTGGAATCTTAATAAGCGTATAGAATACTTAATTAAAACATTGGGAGCTCCGGCAAAAGAAATTTTAATAACAAATCTATCCGGTGGTGAAAAACGTCGTATCGCTTTATGCCGTGCGCTTATCTCAAATCCGGATTTACTTATTCTTGATGAACCAACAAATCATCTTGATACCGAATCGATTGAATGGATTGAAGACTTTCTAGCTGCCTATAGCGGAACTTGTATTTTTGTTACACACGACCGTTACTTTCTTGATAGAATTGCAAATAGAATTGTTGAACTCTCCTCGGGAAAATTTATTTCTCATCAAGGCAATTACACTGCATACTTAATTAATAAAGCTGAACGCCAAAAGCTGCTGGAAATTGAGGAAAGAAAACGCCAAAACTTTTTAAAACGTGAGCTTGATTGGATAAGAACGGGACCGAAAGCAAGACGAACTAAAGCGAAAAGCCGTATTGATAATTTTTATGAGGTTGCGTCAAATTCAAACTTTGAACCGGAACTTGAAGTTGATTTGATCATTCCCCCTTCAGAAAGATTAGGTAACAAAGTTGTTGAGCTAAAGGATGTCGGAGTTAAGTTTGGTGACAAAATTCTATTTCAAGGATTTGATCACATTTTCCAACCAAAAAGCAAGATAGGAATTGTCGGAAGAAACGGAACCGGAAAAACGACTTTATTAAAATTAATTTTAGGTGAAATAACTACTTATCATGGTAAGGTCGAGATTGGCGAGACAACTAAGTTCAACTATATTGATCAAGCCAGACTCCTTCTTAATGATGAAGAAACTGTTGTCGAAGCAATTGGTGAAGGAAGTGATTCTATCTTATTTGGCAAACAACAATTATCAATCTGGTCTTATCTCAAGCGTTTTCTTTTCACTGATGATAGGATTAACACACTTGTTGGACGTTTATCCGGTGGTGAAAAAAGTCGACTAACACTTGCAAAAATTTTAAGCAAAGGCGGCAACTTTATTATGCTGGATGAACCAACGAATGATTTGGATCTTCCAACCCTTAGAATGTTGGAAGAAGCTTTAATCTCATTCGAAGGATGTGTTTTAATAGTCAGTCATGATCGCTATTTCTTAAATCGAGTATGTAATGGAATAATTGCTCTCGAAGGAAATGGAAAGATTTATTATAGTGAAGGCGATTATAATTATTACATTCAAAAACGTAGCAATCGTAAAAGTGAACATGAATCAGCCAAAATAGACTCTACAAAAAAAGTAGTCCGTGAAAAACCAAAACGAAAAAAACTTAGTTATAAAGATGCAATGGAACTTGAACAAATTGAACAAAAGATAGTATTAGCAGAAAGTGAAGTTGAAGAGATTGAAAGAATATTTTCTTCACCCAATTTTTATGAAGAATATAGCAACCGGATAAATGAGTTAAAGGACAAACTCACGATCTCACAAGAAAAAGTAAAAACTCTTTACGAAAGATGGGTTGAACTTGATAAAATTAAAGAAGATTTGACTAATCAAGAGTGA
- a CDS encoding DUF2892 domain-containing protein, translating into MKENVGGFDKYLRIAIGVVILIVGYIYESWWGLIGIIPLLTGLVNRCGLYYLIGASTCKTSDSKK; encoded by the coding sequence ATGAAAGAAAATGTTGGTGGATTTGATAAGTATTTAAGAATTGCAATCGGAGTTGTAATTCTTATTGTTGGATATATCTACGAATCATGGTGGGGATTAATAGGAATTATTCCGCTACTTACCGGTTTAGTTAATCGTTGTGGTTTATACTATTTGATCGGAGCATCTACTTGCAAAACAAGTGACAGCAAAAAATAA